Proteins from a single region of Chryseobacterium sp. T16E-39:
- a CDS encoding MBL fold metallo-hydrolase encodes MMLRKKLLSLIAVLAFVSTLLAGNLKIKVYNPGTKAIFPISSTLIYGDKDAILVDGQFQKQYAEELVKEIKATGKNLKTVFISHSDPDFYFGLDVIKKAFPNVKIISTAQTAYLISASKDDKLAVWNPQLKADAPSEVFVPEAVNSIPDLEGNKIEIRQNPDDSAHSFLWIPSLKTIVGGISVSVDSHIWMADTQNKEAIDKWIGQIDAMKALQPQQVVPSHFAKLNLSPQSLDFVRTYLENYKKAVADNKTSDAIVKYMVSQYPNLPGKDELEMGVKVFLGEMKWDLKSPYPAIGQKVEVDFGNGKFVLDYKNNTTMSFTGTEGTLKGISDTVQYTVTEVAKNVFMVYWHEPKTGENVTHVQDYNKNIIYTNIAAKDGSFSHFKVPFKILK; translated from the coding sequence ATGATGTTAAGAAAAAAATTATTATCATTAATTGCTGTATTGGCCTTCGTAAGTACTCTATTAGCTGGAAATCTTAAGATAAAGGTTTATAATCCCGGAACTAAGGCGATTTTTCCCATTTCTTCAACTCTGATTTACGGAGATAAGGATGCAATACTAGTAGATGGACAGTTTCAAAAGCAGTACGCAGAAGAATTGGTCAAAGAAATAAAAGCAACGGGAAAAAACCTTAAAACAGTCTTTATTTCTCATAGTGATCCAGATTTTTACTTTGGACTGGATGTTATTAAAAAAGCATTTCCTAATGTGAAGATTATTTCTACGGCTCAGACAGCTTATCTTATCTCTGCTTCAAAAGATGATAAATTAGCAGTTTGGAATCCGCAATTGAAAGCTGATGCTCCTTCAGAAGTTTTCGTACCGGAAGCGGTTAATTCTATCCCGGATTTAGAAGGAAATAAAATCGAGATCAGACAGAATCCTGATGATTCAGCGCATAGCTTTCTTTGGATTCCTTCATTGAAAACTATCGTTGGTGGAATTTCTGTTTCAGTGGATTCTCATATATGGATGGCAGATACTCAGAATAAAGAAGCTATTGACAAATGGATTGGACAGATTGATGCAATGAAAGCACTGCAACCACAGCAGGTAGTACCCTCTCATTTTGCTAAACTGAACCTATCACCGCAGTCACTGGATTTCGTTAGAACCTATCTGGAAAACTATAAAAAAGCGGTTGCTGATAATAAGACTTCAGATGCAATTGTAAAATATATGGTCAGTCAATATCCGAATCTTCCCGGCAAAGATGAGTTGGAAATGGGAGTAAAGGTATTTTTGGGTGAGATGAAGTGGGATTTAAAATCACCATATCCAGCCATAGGACAAAAAGTTGAAGTGGATTTTGGAAATGGAAAGTTTGTTCTGGATTATAAAAATAATACTACCATGTCTTTTACCGGAACAGAAGGTACTCTTAAAGGAATTTCAGATACTGTTCAGTATACTGTGACAGAAGTAGCAAAAAATGTATTCATGGTCTACTGGCACGAACCTAAAACAGGAGAGAATGTAACCCATGTTCAGGATTATAATAAGAATATCATCTATACGAATATTGCTGCAAAAGATGGTTCATTTAGCCACTTTAAAGTTCCATTCAAAATTTTAAAATAG
- a CDS encoding M23 family metallopeptidase: MKKFLSRKKNVNILLGGLLLVVFAQGIFIAKLSSEKDDKTYEVNLVKINTEKDSVDYLKMKTDLTLVDETVAQLNSFLKSKDVPSEKLMFLSKDSISNSVYLAKQANRYSQYLMDLQKKLMQVPLGMPTDGYISSNFGVRKNPIPFKTVYASVGTSVASDSKPTVAAASKPEVKAEPVEKTIELTDSYGNKREVKVMVTPKATSTASASTPASTKSVAATSSSSKITSTEKNNPPAEADQMQFHKGLDIAVAYGSDVRASAAGTIIFSGQKGGYGNCVIVSHGNGLATLYGHLSDLIAKVNQKVKVGQVIAKSGNSGRSTGPHLHYEVHKNNTPVNPKLFMNL, translated from the coding sequence ATGAAGAAATTTCTAAGCCGCAAAAAGAACGTAAACATTCTCCTGGGAGGACTTTTACTAGTAGTTTTTGCACAAGGAATTTTCATAGCCAAATTATCTTCTGAAAAGGATGATAAAACCTATGAAGTCAACCTTGTAAAAATAAACACTGAAAAAGACAGTGTAGATTACTTAAAAATGAAAACAGATCTCACTTTAGTGGATGAGACTGTAGCACAGCTTAACTCTTTTTTAAAATCAAAAGATGTCCCAAGTGAAAAGCTGATGTTTCTAAGCAAAGACAGTATTTCAAACTCTGTCTACCTGGCAAAACAAGCCAACCGATACAGCCAATATTTAATGGATTTACAAAAGAAACTGATGCAGGTTCCATTAGGGATGCCTACTGATGGTTATATTTCCTCGAACTTCGGGGTCAGAAAAAATCCTATTCCGTTTAAAACCGTATATGCCTCGGTAGGAACAAGCGTGGCTTCTGATTCTAAGCCAACAGTGGCAGCTGCTTCAAAACCTGAAGTAAAAGCTGAACCTGTAGAAAAAACCATTGAACTGACAGACAGCTATGGAAATAAAAGAGAAGTAAAAGTGATGGTAACACCAAAAGCAACGAGCACGGCATCCGCTTCCACTCCTGCTTCGACAAAATCGGTTGCAGCTACTTCTTCATCTTCTAAAATTACTTCAACAGAAAAAAATAATCCTCCTGCAGAAGCTGATCAGATGCAGTTCCATAAAGGATTGGATATTGCGGTTGCTTATGGATCTGATGTAAGAGCCTCTGCGGCGGGAACCATCATTTTTTCAGGACAAAAGGGAGGATATGGAAACTGCGTAATTGTCTCCCATGGAAATGGTTTAGCAACCTTATATGGTCATTTATCTGATCTGATTGCAAAAGTAAATCAAAAGGTAAAAGTAGGACAGGTCATTGCCAAGTCCGGAAACTCAGGACGCTCTACGGGTCCACACCTTCACTATGAAGTACACAAAAACAATACGCCGGTTAATCCGAAATTGTTTATGAATCTATAA
- a CDS encoding NAD(P)H-dependent glycerol-3-phosphate dehydrogenase, with protein sequence MAKKKTISESSNPKKDKNEVSVGVVGSGSFATAIVKMLVENCKVVHWCVRSEFVKGAIELRGHNPTYLTAVNFNLKNLKLTTDINELVSACDVVVLATPSIYLSDTLEKMNCEYKDKIFVSAIKGIIPKVNDVVAHYLRDEFQIGFRNQAVIAGPCHAEEVAMERLSYLTVATVEDEVSEKLLGIFNSDFIKMHSSKDILGNEYSAILKNIFAIGAGIASGLGYGDNFTAVFVSNAIREMETFLEAIYEAPRDVNESAYLGDLLVTAYSLFSRNRSLGNLIGKGYTVKSAIQSMNMVAEGYYAADSIYKTAKQKKLKLPIVDTIYGILYEGKNAEKQFKKLTTKLN encoded by the coding sequence ATGGCGAAAAAGAAAACAATTTCAGAATCTTCGAATCCGAAAAAGGATAAAAATGAAGTTTCCGTAGGGGTTGTAGGGAGTGGAAGTTTTGCAACTGCAATTGTAAAAATGCTTGTTGAAAACTGTAAAGTGGTGCACTGGTGTGTAAGAAGTGAGTTTGTAAAAGGAGCTATTGAGCTTCGGGGACATAATCCTACATATTTAACAGCGGTTAATTTTAATCTTAAAAATTTAAAACTAACGACAGATATTAATGAATTGGTTTCTGCCTGTGATGTTGTGGTATTGGCAACTCCTTCCATTTACCTTTCAGATACGCTGGAAAAGATGAATTGTGAATATAAAGATAAGATCTTTGTTTCTGCAATTAAAGGGATCATTCCTAAAGTGAATGATGTAGTAGCGCATTATCTCAGAGATGAGTTTCAGATTGGTTTTAGAAATCAGGCGGTTATTGCAGGACCTTGTCATGCGGAAGAAGTCGCAATGGAAAGACTTTCTTACCTTACTGTAGCTACAGTGGAGGACGAGGTTTCTGAAAAATTGCTGGGTATTTTTAATTCCGATTTCATTAAAATGCATTCCAGTAAGGATATTTTAGGAAATGAATACAGTGCGATCCTTAAAAATATTTTTGCTATTGGAGCTGGAATTGCAAGTGGATTAGGCTATGGAGATAATTTCACTGCTGTTTTTGTATCGAATGCGATCCGTGAAATGGAAACATTTCTGGAAGCTATCTATGAAGCACCAAGAGACGTGAATGAAAGTGCTTATTTAGGAGATCTACTTGTAACCGCATATTCCCTGTTCTCAAGAAACAGAAGTTTAGGAAATCTTATTGGAAAGGGATATACGGTGAAATCAGCTATACAATCCATGAATATGGTTGCAGAAGGATATTATGCTGCTGATTCCATTTATAAAACAGCCAAGCAAAAGAAACTGAAATTACCTATTGTAGATACCATCTACGGAATTTTATATGAAGGGAAAAATGCAGAGAAACAATTCAAAAAATTGACGACGAAATTAAACTAA
- a CDS encoding GMC family oxidoreductase N-terminal domain-containing protein, whose product MDRKEFIRAGILGVSGFYFLGTDLLYGSKSEITLEKEIIEAPIIIIGSGYGGAVAALRLCEAGKKVLILEMGLNWEKSGIPFSNLLKPGKSAAWLKKKTIAPFMNLFSLTPFTGALDRLDFEHINIWVGRGVGGGSIVNGGMAVTPKESYFKEVFPQLDTDKFYNYYFPLARKELKVNVIDEQFLNTCPYYKFTRVGEEEAHKAGFKTIRVPNVYDFKYMEKEFKNEVPRSALNTEVIYGNNHGKNSLDKTYLKKASDTGNLEILDLHSVDSIRLNEDKTYTLEVHQINTLGEVVKDKTFQCKKLILSAGTMGSLELLMKSNIKNQLPLNDNVGENWGNNGNFMTGRNWVRPLSGGTGVQQSTIPVGGVDNWDDQEHPFFTEIAPLPMGMDVATALYLLINRVDKKGKVSYDPVTKKLVIDWNESHTEKMKANADYFIKKMNRANGGTRSHFLFKNGFGPNICYHPLGGCVLGEATNQYGKLKDHENLFVLDGSLIPGTIGVNPFVTIVAITEYCIENLIRQNEFA is encoded by the coding sequence ATGGATAGAAAAGAGTTTATCAGAGCTGGTATTCTTGGAGTATCAGGTTTTTATTTTTTAGGTACGGATCTTTTATATGGTTCTAAATCGGAAATAACCTTGGAAAAAGAAATCATTGAAGCACCCATCATTATTATAGGTTCGGGATATGGAGGTGCTGTAGCAGCTTTACGTTTATGTGAGGCTGGAAAGAAAGTATTGATTCTTGAGATGGGTCTTAATTGGGAAAAGTCAGGAATCCCATTTTCCAATTTATTAAAACCTGGCAAAAGCGCTGCTTGGCTAAAAAAGAAAACCATAGCTCCCTTCATGAATCTTTTCTCTTTAACACCTTTTACAGGAGCCTTGGATCGGCTGGATTTTGAACACATTAATATCTGGGTAGGAAGAGGTGTTGGCGGCGGATCTATCGTTAATGGCGGAATGGCCGTAACACCTAAGGAAAGTTATTTTAAAGAAGTTTTTCCGCAACTCGATACCGATAAATTTTATAATTACTATTTTCCTCTGGCTCGAAAAGAATTGAAGGTGAATGTGATCGATGAACAGTTTTTAAATACTTGTCCCTATTATAAATTTACAAGAGTAGGTGAAGAAGAGGCTCATAAAGCCGGTTTTAAAACCATCAGGGTTCCGAATGTATATGATTTCAAATACATGGAAAAGGAATTTAAAAATGAGGTTCCGAGATCAGCTCTTAATACGGAGGTTATTTACGGAAATAACCATGGTAAAAATAGCTTGGACAAAACCTATCTAAAAAAAGCATCAGATACTGGAAACCTCGAAATTCTTGATCTGCATTCCGTCGATTCTATCAGATTAAATGAGGACAAAACTTATACATTGGAAGTCCACCAGATTAATACTTTAGGAGAGGTTGTAAAAGACAAAACTTTCCAATGCAAAAAGCTGATATTATCCGCAGGAACTATGGGAAGTTTAGAGCTTCTTATGAAATCCAATATTAAAAATCAGCTTCCGCTTAATGACAATGTAGGAGAAAATTGGGGCAATAATGGAAATTTTATGACCGGTAGAAATTGGGTAAGACCATTATCCGGTGGTACAGGAGTTCAGCAATCCACAATTCCTGTGGGTGGAGTTGATAATTGGGATGATCAAGAACATCCTTTTTTCACTGAGATTGCACCATTGCCAATGGGAATGGACGTAGCCACCGCATTATATTTACTAATCAACAGAGTAGATAAAAAAGGAAAGGTTTCTTACGATCCTGTTACTAAAAAACTGGTTATTGACTGGAACGAAAGTCACACCGAAAAGATGAAGGCCAATGCGGACTACTTTATCAAAAAAATGAACAGAGCCAATGGAGGAACGAGAAGTCATTTCCTTTTTAAAAATGGTTTTGGTCCTAATATATGTTATCATCCTTTGGGAGGCTGCGTATTAGGTGAGGCGACCAATCAATATGGTAAATTAAAGGATCACGAAAACCTTTTTGTTCTGGATGGATCTTTAATTCCTGGAACTATTGGAGTCAATCCTTTTGTAACGATTGTTGCGATTACTGAATATTGTATAGAAAATTTAATCCGGCAGAATGAGTTTGCTTAA
- a CDS encoding GNAT family N-acetyltransferase produces MISLHFYKPEDFSGLSYTLDEVQSQYTSTVEFAIERIKERNDGKGFSVTIFEDQNPAGYFALDFGDDKFELTDNPNSVLLRSLSINPQFQGKGVGKAAMIQVDDFVRTHFENCDEIVLAVNQNNISAYELYIKVGYIYEGKTRIGRSGPQLLMYKKL; encoded by the coding sequence ATGATCAGTCTGCATTTTTACAAACCTGAAGATTTTTCCGGGTTAAGTTATACCTTAGATGAGGTACAGTCTCAATACACATCAACAGTTGAATTTGCAATAGAGAGGATCAAAGAACGGAATGATGGAAAAGGTTTTTCGGTTACTATTTTTGAAGATCAGAACCCGGCAGGTTATTTTGCTTTGGATTTTGGAGATGATAAATTTGAATTAACGGATAATCCTAATTCTGTTTTGTTGAGGTCATTATCTATCAATCCTCAGTTTCAGGGGAAAGGAGTCGGTAAAGCTGCGATGATTCAGGTGGATGATTTTGTAAGAACTCATTTTGAAAACTGTGACGAAATTGTTTTGGCAGTTAATCAGAACAATATCTCCGCTTATGAACTGTATATAAAAGTCGGATACATCTATGAGGGTAAAACGAGAATAGGGCGAAGCGGACCACAACTTCTGATGTATAAAAAACTTTAA
- a CDS encoding LLM class flavin-dependent oxidoreductase — MKKIGFLSFGHWGNHPSYDNKTAGDTLLQSIDLAVAAEEIGIDGAYFRVHHFANQLASPFPLLAAIGAKTQKIEIGTGVIDMRYENPLYMVEDAGAADLISGGRLQLGISRGSPEQVIDGWRYFGYDLEEGQTDIDMGRHKGLEFFDLLKGEGFARPNPNPMFPNPPGLLRIEPHSEGLRDRIWWGSASDATAVWAGEIGMNLQSSTLKFDESGKPFHIQQAEQIRLYREAYKKAGHTREPRVSVSRSIFAIVNDQDRYYFGQEAGRTDQIGVLEGNQRAIFGRSYAAEPEQLIKELAQDEAIQEADTVLLTIPNTLGVDYNVHVLESILKYIAPELGWR; from the coding sequence ATGAAAAAGATAGGATTTTTATCATTCGGACATTGGGGAAACCACCCTTCGTACGACAATAAAACAGCAGGTGATACTTTGCTGCAATCTATAGATTTAGCAGTAGCTGCTGAAGAAATAGGGATTGACGGAGCATACTTTCGGGTACATCATTTTGCTAACCAGTTGGCTTCACCATTTCCTTTATTGGCAGCTATTGGTGCCAAAACCCAAAAAATTGAAATAGGAACAGGGGTAATCGATATGCGTTATGAAAACCCTTTGTATATGGTAGAAGATGCTGGCGCTGCAGATTTGATTTCGGGAGGTCGGTTACAATTAGGAATTAGCAGAGGTTCACCAGAGCAGGTTATTGATGGCTGGCGGTATTTTGGATATGATTTGGAAGAAGGTCAAACGGATATAGATATGGGACGTCATAAGGGCCTTGAGTTTTTTGACTTGTTAAAAGGAGAGGGGTTTGCGCGACCAAATCCCAATCCGATGTTTCCCAATCCACCTGGCTTATTACGGATAGAACCACATTCTGAAGGGCTACGCGACCGCATTTGGTGGGGATCTGCCTCGGATGCAACCGCTGTCTGGGCAGGAGAAATTGGGATGAATTTGCAGAGTTCCACTTTGAAATTTGACGAAAGCGGAAAGCCTTTTCATATTCAGCAAGCTGAACAAATCCGTTTATACAGAGAAGCTTATAAAAAAGCGGGACATACCCGTGAGCCAAGAGTTTCTGTGAGCAGATCCATTTTCGCCATAGTCAATGACCAGGACAGATATTATTTTGGACAGGAAGCCGGTAGAACGGATCAAATAGGTGTTTTAGAAGGGAATCAACGAGCTATTTTCGGAAGAAGTTATGCTGCAGAACCGGAACAGCTTATTAAAGAATTGGCACAGGACGAAGCTATTCAGGAGGCAGATACGGTATTGTTGACAATTCCTAATACTTTAGGCGTTGATTACAATGTACACGTACTGGAATCTATTTTGAAATATATTGCTCCTGAGTTGGGCTGGCGTTAA
- a CDS encoding NAD(P)-binding domain-containing protein, which translates to MAGKIWYKTKIAIIGAGQAGLSTAYHLKKMGLEIGKDFIILDEAPSPGGAWQSRWDSLTLGTVNRIHDLPGMSFEETVQGDETEVRANVAVPHYYDLYEKEFGLQVYRPVKVEKVTLNGDRFYIDTSSVAFSALGIINATGTWENPYIPEYPGAKLFQGEQLHTRDFKNAEYFKGKHVIIVGGGISAIQMLDQISKITTTTWVTRRPPEFREGPFDDMAGSLAVAMVEKRVRNGLLPMSVVSVTGLPVTAEIKDMEKRGVLKRFPMFSEITKEGIKWEDGKEEKADVILWNTGFRWSLSHLDAVLPKEEGGGIIMSGRLATEVSKEPRIHLVGYGPSASTIGANRAGSAAARELVKTLGI; encoded by the coding sequence ATGGCAGGAAAAATTTGGTATAAAACAAAAATTGCAATTATTGGAGCAGGGCAAGCCGGACTTTCTACTGCATATCATCTCAAAAAAATGGGATTGGAAATCGGAAAGGATTTTATTATTTTAGATGAAGCGCCTTCTCCAGGTGGTGCCTGGCAATCCCGCTGGGACTCATTGACTCTGGGGACAGTAAATCGAATTCATGATTTGCCGGGAATGTCTTTTGAAGAAACGGTTCAGGGAGATGAAACTGAAGTTCGGGCCAATGTTGCAGTTCCACATTATTATGATTTGTACGAGAAAGAATTTGGGTTACAGGTCTATCGACCGGTTAAAGTTGAGAAAGTCACCTTGAATGGAGACAGATTCTATATTGATACTTCTTCGGTTGCATTTTCTGCATTAGGAATAATTAATGCCACGGGAACTTGGGAGAATCCTTACATTCCGGAATATCCGGGAGCTAAGCTTTTTCAGGGCGAACAATTGCATACCCGGGATTTTAAAAATGCTGAATATTTCAAAGGAAAGCATGTAATCATTGTTGGTGGAGGTATTTCTGCAATTCAAATGCTTGATCAAATTTCAAAAATAACCACTACTACCTGGGTTACACGGAGACCACCGGAATTCCGGGAGGGACCGTTTGATGATATGGCGGGAAGTTTAGCGGTCGCTATGGTTGAGAAACGAGTGAGAAATGGATTATTACCGATGTCTGTCGTTTCAGTAACTGGATTGCCTGTTACTGCTGAAATTAAAGATATGGAAAAAAGAGGAGTACTTAAAAGATTCCCCATGTTTAGTGAAATTACCAAAGAGGGTATTAAATGGGAAGATGGAAAGGAAGAAAAAGCCGATGTCATTCTTTGGAATACGGGCTTCCGATGGTCTCTGTCCCATTTAGATGCTGTTTTACCTAAAGAAGAAGGTGGTGGTATCATCATGTCCGGAAGATTGGCGACCGAAGTTTCAAAAGAACCGAGAATTCATTTGGTAGGGTATGGCCCCTCAGCGTCTACCATTGGAGCAAACAGAGCAGGAAGTGCAGCAGCAAGGGAATTGGTTAAAACTTTGGGGATTTAA
- a CDS encoding DUF1684 domain-containing protein, whose protein sequence is MKRYFLLFLLLPLFAFSQKTVVKETAEIEKFQKDLNAEYLNPKETPLRGDNFKNFEKHPFFPIDLKYRVTAKFVKTENAEPFEIPTSSGKTKQYKEYGKATFELDGKSYSLTLYQSLDLIKLEKYKDYLFLPFRDATNEKETYGGGKYMDLKIPKGNTIILDFNQSYQPYCAYNAYDYNCPIVPEENKLPVEIRAGVMYNDIYHH, encoded by the coding sequence ATGAAAAGATACTTTTTGTTATTCTTGCTTCTTCCTTTATTTGCCTTTTCTCAAAAAACAGTTGTCAAAGAGACCGCAGAAATAGAAAAATTTCAGAAAGACCTTAATGCAGAATACTTAAATCCTAAAGAAACTCCTTTAAGAGGGGATAACTTTAAGAATTTCGAGAAACATCCTTTCTTTCCGATTGATTTAAAATACAGAGTGACTGCAAAGTTTGTGAAAACGGAAAATGCAGAACCTTTTGAAATTCCTACTTCATCTGGTAAAACAAAACAATACAAAGAATATGGAAAAGCTACTTTTGAATTAGATGGTAAGTCGTATTCCCTGACATTGTACCAAAGTCTTGATTTAATAAAGCTGGAGAAATACAAAGACTATCTTTTCCTTCCATTCCGGGATGCAACAAATGAAAAGGAAACCTACGGTGGCGGAAAGTACATGGATCTCAAAATCCCAAAAGGAAATACAATTATTCTGGACTTCAATCAGTCATACCAACCTTATTGCGCATATAATGCCTATGATTATAACTGCCCGATCGTTCCTGAAGAAAATAAACTTCCAGTAGAAATCCGTGCAGGTGTTATGTATAACGATATTTATCATCATTAA
- the mqo gene encoding malate dehydrogenase (quinone), whose translation MSHSLTSRTPKPKYDVVLIGGGIMSATLATLLHEFDPNLEIAIFERLGRFAKESTAAWNNAGTGHSAFCELNYTPEKEDGTIDISKAESIAEQFEISKQFWSYLLQKGYIKDPKDFINSCPHMSLVFGDKDAEYLRKRHDAMINSVLFSGMEFSTDHEKLKEWIPLIMSKRNQSEVMAATKMDLGTDVNFGSLTRKMGRHLLEDSNVEVFLYHEVKDIDPRENGQWEMKVKDRIHSHKQEVVADFVFIGAGGYALPLLDSSDIKESAGYGGFPVSGEWLVTHNPELVEKHQAKVYTQATVDAPPMSVPHLDLRIIDGKKALLFGPFAGFSTKFLKEGSYLDLPESVNTKNIRSLFGAWWHNIPLTKYLIQQVAMTKAQRMQHLREFVKDANEADWELKVAGQRVQVIKKDEKEGGKLEFGTEVVVNKSGTIASLLGASPGASTAAYAMLNVLEKCFGEKLHGEWKDKLLEMIPSYGQKLADHPELTEKLRNYTKEKLELEY comes from the coding sequence ATGTCACATTCACTTACAAGCAGAACACCAAAACCAAAATATGACGTTGTTCTCATAGGAGGTGGTATCATGAGTGCCACTTTAGCCACATTACTTCATGAATTTGATCCCAATCTTGAGATCGCCATTTTCGAAAGGCTTGGCCGGTTTGCTAAAGAAAGTACAGCAGCCTGGAACAATGCAGGAACTGGACATTCGGCTTTTTGTGAATTGAATTATACTCCGGAAAAAGAAGATGGAACGATCGATATTTCCAAAGCGGAAAGTATTGCAGAACAATTTGAAATTTCTAAACAGTTTTGGTCTTATCTGCTCCAGAAAGGCTATATAAAAGATCCTAAAGATTTTATCAATTCATGTCCTCATATGAGTCTGGTATTTGGTGATAAAGATGCTGAATATCTTAGAAAACGGCATGATGCTATGATAAACTCGGTACTGTTCTCCGGAATGGAATTTTCAACAGATCATGAAAAGTTGAAAGAATGGATTCCATTGATAATGAGTAAAAGAAATCAGTCTGAGGTAATGGCAGCCACCAAAATGGATCTGGGAACAGATGTGAATTTTGGAAGCCTGACAAGGAAAATGGGAAGACATCTTTTGGAAGATTCTAATGTTGAGGTGTTTCTGTACCATGAGGTAAAAGATATTGATCCGCGGGAAAACGGACAATGGGAAATGAAAGTAAAAGATAGAATTCACAGTCACAAACAGGAAGTAGTTGCCGATTTTGTATTCATCGGTGCCGGTGGTTATGCGCTTCCATTGCTGGATAGTTCAGATATTAAAGAAAGTGCAGGTTATGGAGGGTTCCCTGTTTCAGGTGAATGGCTGGTAACGCACAATCCTGAATTGGTAGAAAAACATCAGGCAAAAGTGTACACGCAGGCAACCGTGGATGCACCACCAATGTCTGTTCCTCATTTGGATCTGAGAATTATTGATGGAAAAAAAGCACTTCTTTTTGGTCCTTTTGCAGGTTTCTCAACTAAATTTTTGAAAGAAGGAAGTTATCTCGATCTTCCTGAAAGTGTGAATACCAAAAATATCAGGTCTCTATTTGGTGCCTGGTGGCACAATATTCCTTTAACGAAATACCTGATTCAACAGGTGGCAATGACCAAGGCTCAAAGAATGCAGCACTTAAGAGAATTTGTTAAAGATGCCAATGAAGCAGACTGGGAATTGAAAGTAGCAGGACAAAGGGTTCAGGTGATAAAAAAAGATGAGAAAGAAGGAGGAAAACTGGAATTCGGAACTGAAGTAGTGGTTAACAAAAGCGGAACAATCGCTTCTTTATTAGGAGCTTCGCCAGGTGCTTCAACTGCAGCTTATGCTATGTTGAATGTTCTTGAAAAATGTTTTGGAGAGAAACTTCATGGAGAGTGGAAAGACAAATTACTGGAAATGATTCCTTCTTACGGACAAAAACTAGCAGATCATCCGGAACTTACGGAAAAGTTGAGAAATTATACGAAGGAGAAACTGGAGTTGGAGTATTAG
- a CDS encoding AadS family aminoglycoside 6-adenylyltransferase: MKMREEKLQQIVNWAENNPDIRVVLLTSSLVNPYAPVDDFSDLDVEFVFENMKSYESDKKWVELFGTPISMVEEDDTFFDGKHAMKMVLYEDHVKVDFKLYQKSEFIKEVQQEELPEDWDVGYKVLIDKDGLTKVLKAPSYQSIMIQKPTPERFQQLINDFWWDTTYVAKCLKRDEIFYAKFMTEDVIRTDYLVPLIEWYIASENDWKDITTNKHGRLFKKYLSPELWEKLEATFSGSSIEENWQALFAYADLFHEIGVDLAKKINSIYPQELENRVRKYLNEIKAQ; the protein is encoded by the coding sequence ATGAAAATGAGAGAAGAAAAACTGCAACAGATTGTTAATTGGGCAGAAAATAACCCGGATATCCGCGTGGTTTTACTGACCAGTTCTTTAGTGAATCCTTATGCTCCGGTAGATGACTTCAGTGATCTGGATGTTGAGTTCGTTTTTGAAAATATGAAATCTTATGAATCAGATAAAAAATGGGTAGAGCTTTTTGGAACACCTATTTCTATGGTTGAAGAAGATGATACTTTTTTTGATGGGAAGCACGCCATGAAAATGGTATTGTATGAGGATCATGTAAAAGTGGACTTCAAACTCTACCAGAAATCTGAATTTATAAAAGAAGTTCAGCAAGAAGAGCTTCCGGAAGATTGGGATGTCGGTTATAAAGTTTTGATTGATAAAGATGGATTGACAAAGGTTTTAAAAGCCCCAAGTTATCAGTCTATCATGATTCAGAAGCCTACGCCTGAGAGATTTCAGCAGTTGATCAATGATTTCTGGTGGGATACTACTTACGTAGCGAAATGTCTTAAGCGTGATGAAATTTTTTACGCTAAATTTATGACTGAAGATGTTATCAGAACAGATTATCTGGTTCCTTTGATAGAGTGGTATATCGCCAGTGAAAATGATTGGAAGGATATCACGACCAACAAACACGGAAGACTCTTTAAAAAATATCTTTCTCCTGAACTTTGGGAGAAGCTGGAAGCTACCTTTTCCGGAAGCAGCATCGAAGAGAATTGGCAAGCCTTATTTGCCTATGCAGATCTGTTTCATGAAATAGGAGTTGATCTGGCTAAGAAAATTAATTCAATATATCCTCAGGAACTTGAAAATAGGGTAAGAAAATACCTTAATGAAATCAAGGCTCAATAA